One Picrophilus oshimae DSM 9789 genomic region harbors:
- a CDS encoding glycosyltransferase: protein MDHFISVIVTAYNRSEYLLDAVKSALNQTLSKENMR from the coding sequence ATGGATCATTTCATCTCAGTTATAGTAACAGCATACAATCGCAGTGAATATTTACTGGATGCGGTTAAAAGTGCATTAAATCAAACCCTATCTAAAGAAAATATGAGATAA